The following DNA comes from Micromonospora chokoriensis.
GTGCCGAGCCGTGGCGGCCGGACACGCTCGCCAACGTCTACTCGGTGGGCAAGCCGGTGGCCGCGCTCTGCCTGCTGATGCTCGTCGACCGGGGGCAGGTCGACCTGGACGCGCCGGTCGACACGTACTGGCCGGGTTTCCGCACGGCGGCCACAGTGCGTCAGGTGTTGGCGCACACCGCCGGCCTCCCGGCGTTCCCGGTGCCCCGGCCGGCCACCGCGGTCGCCGACTGGGCGCTGCTCACCGACGACCTGGCCGCGGCCGACCCGGAGTGGGCACCGGGCTCGGTGGCCGCGGAGCACGCCTGGACGTACGGGCACCTGGTGGGCGAGGTGGTGCGGCGGGTCGACGGGCGGTCGGTGGGCCGGTTCCTGGCCGAGGAGGTCGCCGACCGGTGGCAGCTCGACCTCGGTTTCGGGCTGGCCCACGCGGACCAACGCCGGTGCGCGGAGATGCGCTACGGCGACCCGCGGTGGCCGGCTCGGAAGCTCGGCGAGCCGGGGTCACTACGGGCGCGCGCGTTGGGCAACCCGGCCGGTGGGCTGGACCTGGCCGTGTTGAACAGCCCGCTGTGGCGAGCTGCCGAGATGCCCGCGGTCAACCTGCACGCCACCGCGTCCGGTCTCGCCCGGCTGTACGCCGGCCTGCTCGCCGGGGGCAGCCTGGACGGGGTCCAGTTGTTCAGCCCGGAGCTGGTGGCGGAGGCGACCCGGGTCCAGTACGACGGGCCGGACCTGCTGCTGGACCGCCAGGTCCGGTGGACGCTCGGGATGCAGTGGGAGCCGGACGGCAGTTGGGGCATGGGTGGTATCGGTGGCAGCAGCGCGTGGGCCGACCCGGAGCGCGGTTACGTCTTCGCGTACGCCACGGCGCACCTGGCCGAGCACGACCGGGTCGACGAGCTGGTCGAGGTGTTGCACTCCTGCCTCTGACGCCTGTCAGCGCAGCCACACGGGGTCGGTGCCGGGCACCGAGAGCGGCGGCGGATAGTCGAGCGTCCGGCGGAGCGCCTCGGGCAGTCGCCACGGTTGGTGGACGGCCTTGCCCTGCACCCCCGCCAGCTCCGGCACCCACCGGCGTACGTAGTCACCGGCCGGGTCGTACCGCTCGGCCTGCCGGACCGGGTTGAACCCCCGGTACGGCTTGGTGTCGTTGCCGGTGCCGGCGACCCACTGCCAGTTGCCGGAGTTGTTGGCCACGTCCCCGTCGAGCAGCCAGCGGAAGAAGACCGCCACCCCGGACCGCCAGTCCTGCCCGAGGTGCTTGGTCAGGTAGCCGGCCGTGATCAGGCGGGCCCGGTTGTGCATCCAGCCCTGCGCACGCATCTGCCGCATCCCGGCATCGACGATGGGCATCCCGGTCCGCCCTTCGGTCCAGGCCGCCAACGCGTCGTCGTCGTAGCGCCACCGCTCGGTGGCGCCCCGCCGGTACGCCGCTGTGGAGATGTCCGGGAACGCGGCGGTGACCTGGTAGTAGAAGTCCCGCCAGCAGAGCTGCCGGACGAACGGCCCGGACCGGTCCCCGGCACTGTTGGCCACCGTCAGTGGGGACACGCAACCGAAGCGCAGGTACGGGCTGAGCCGGGACGTGTCGTCGCCGGCCATGTCGTCGTGCTGGTCGTCGTACCGGTGCAGGGCGGGCAGCCAGTCGGTGAGCCGCTGGCGGGCGACCCGTTCCCCGCCGACCGCGGCGTCCGGCGACTCTCCCGGCGGCGGCTTCGGCAGACCGCCCACGCGCACACCGCTGGGCAGCGCCACCCGGTCCGGCGCGGCCAACTCCTCGCGCCACTGCCGGGCTGCCCAGGACCTGTGGTACGGGCTGAACACCCGGTAGTGGTCGCCCCCGCCACCGGGTTGGAGGGCGCCCGGCTCGACCACTGTCAGCCCGGGGAACAGTCGCAGGTGCAGCCGGTGCCGGTCGCACTCGGCGCGTAGCCGCCGCTCCCGACGGCGGGCGTAGTGGCTGACGTCGGCGGAGAGCGCGACGGCGGTGGCACCGACCTCGCCGGCCAGCCGGATCGTCTCGGCCACCGGGTCACCGTGCCGTACCACCAGGTCACCGCCGCGCTCGCGGAGCTCGACGCGCAGGTCGGCGAGCGCCTGGTGCAGGAACCGGGTGCGGTTGGCCGACAGGCCGGCGAGAGCCGGGTCGAGGACGTACAGCGGCACCACCCGGTCGAAGGCCGCGCAGGTGGTGGCCAGCGCCGGGTGGTCGTGCACCCGCAGGTCGCGGGTGAGGAGCACGACCGCGGTGCTCGCGGTCACCGGGGCTCCGGTTGGATCGTCGGCCCGGGGATGGTGACCGGCGTACCGGTCGAGGTGAGCAGGGCACGGGCGGCGACCGCCATCCGTCGCCGCTGCGGCACCAGGGCCCGGCGGGTGAAGACGTCGTAGCCCTGCGCGGCCACCTCGTCGAGGATCCCGCCGTACAGGGCGTACGCGGTGCGCATGCAGGCCTGTGAGGCGGGCGCCAGCATGGTGATGCCCGGAGCGGCGGCGGCGTAGTGCGCCTGGGCGCGGGTCACCTCGTACTCGATCAGCTCACGGGTCCGCTGGGTGCCGCGGCCCCGGGCTCTGGCCTCGGCCAGCTCCTCGCGGGTCACGCCGAACTTCGCCAGGTCCTCGTCCGGCAGGTAGGTGCGGCCCCGGTCGAGGTCCTCGGCGACGTCCCGGATGAAGTTGGTGAGCTGGAAGGCGAAGCCGAGCTGCCGTGCCGGTTCCCGCGCCGCCGCCGGGTCGGAGCTGCCCAGGATCGGCAGCATCATCGTGCCGATCACCGCCGCCGAACCCTCCATGTAGTCGAGCAGGTGGTCGTAGGTCGGGTACGCGGTGACTGTCAGGTCCATCGCCATGCTCTTCAGAAACGACGCAAAGTCGTCCCGGTCGAGATCGAAGACGGCGATCGTGTGCAGGACGGCCGGCAGCAACGGGTCGTCGACGGGGGCACCGTGCAGGCCGGACACGAAACGGCTGGCCCAGTCGTCCAGGAGGGCGGCCCGCTCGGCCTGGGGAAGGTCCTCGGTGCGGTCCACGATCTCGTCCGCGTACCGGGTGAACCCGTAGAGGGCGTGCACATGTCGTCGTTTCCAAGCGGGCAGCAGTCGGGTGGCGAGATAGTAGGTGCGGCCATGGCGTTTGTGCAGCTCACGGCACCGGTCATAGGCAGCGGTGAGATCAGTGTCCACCGGCCCTCCTCAATTATCGACGCACCAATCGACGCAACTCGTAGCCTAGGGTACGCTCAGCCGCATGGCCAACGACGCAGTTGCGGGCAACGCGACCCGCGTGGCGCCGACGGGGCCCGGGGACGGGGACGATCCGGTCCGCGCCGTCCTGGCCGCGTACACCCAGGACCTGATCGCGGCGGTGCACGAGACCCTGAACACGTTCCTCACCGCCGAGGTCGACACCCTCGCCGAGATCGACGCGTCGATGGGCCGCTTCGCCGCAGCCGCGCGGGACGCCGTCCTCGTCGGCGGCAAACGGATCCGGTCCACGTTCGCCTACTGGGGGTGGCGAGGTGCGGTCGGCGGCGTCGAGGCACTGCCCCCCGTGCTGCCCGCGCTGGCCGCGCTGGAGCTGCTGCACACCTTCGCCCTGGTCCACGACGACGTGATGGACGCGTCCACCACTCGCCGGGGCCGGCCCACCGCGCACGTCGCGCTCGCCGAACAACACGTCGCCGCCGGCCACCGAGGTGATCCCGGCCGGTTCGGCGAGGCGGTCGCCGTGCTCATCGGTGACCTCTGCATGGTCTGGGCCGATCGGCTGCTGGCCCAGGCCACGGTGCCGTCGGCCCGGCTGTTCGAGGTTCGCCGCTGCTACGACCAGATGCGGGTGGAGACGGTCGCCGGGCAATACCTCGACGTGCTCGGCGAGAACGACCCGGCCAACTGGTCGGTCGACCGCGCGCTGCGGGTGGCCCGCTACAAGACCGCCAGCTACACCGTCCAGCGACCACTGCTCTTCGGGGCCTGCCTGGCCGGCGTCCCCCTCGACGATCCGCTGGTCTCCGCGTACACCCGTTACGGCCTGGCCGTCGGCGAGGCGTTCCAGCTGCGCGACGACCTCCTCGGTGTCTACGGCGACCCGGCCGCCACCGGCAAGCCGGCCGGTGACGACCTCCGCACCGGAAAGCCGACCACCCTGCTCATGCTGGCCCGGGAGCTGGCCACGCCGGCGCAGTTCCGGGCGTTGGAACGGGCCGCCGACGGACCGGTCGACCGGATCGCCGAGTTGGTCGTCGAGACCGGCGCCGTGACCCGGGTGGAGCGGATGATCGCCGAGCGGGTGAGTGAGGCGCTGGCGGCGCTCGACGCCGCACCCGTGGACCGGACGGCGCGCACCGCGCTGACCGGGCTGGCCACCGCCGCCACCAACCGGCGGGCCTGATGAGCGACTTTCTCGAGGAGGTGGTCACGTGCGGACGGTGACAGGACGGACGGACCGGGTGGTGGTCGTCGGGGCCGGGCTGGGTGGGCTCGCCTGCGCGCTGCACCTCGCCGGCAGCGGCCGGCAGGTGACGGTGCTGGAACGCGAGCCGGTGCCCGGTGGGCGCGCCGGTCGACTCGCCGTGGACGGCTACGAGTTCGACACCGGTCCGACGGTGCTCACCATGCCCGACCTGATCGCCGAGGCGCTCGGTGCGGTCGGTGAGGACATGCGCGACTGGCTCGACCTGACCCCGCTCGACCCGGCCTACCGGGCGTACTACCCGGACGGCTCGACCCTCGACGTGCTCACCGACACCACGCGGATGGCCGCCGAGATCTCTCGGGTCTGCGGGCCACGTGAGGCCGACGGTTACCTGCGCTTCGTCGACTACGCGCGGGAGCTGTGGCGTCTGGAGCGGGCCGACTTCATCGAGCGCAACCTGGACGCGCCGACCGACCTCCTCACCGGCAACCTGCTCAAGTTGCTCGCCGGTGGGGCGTTCCGACGCCTCCAGACCAAGATCAACCAGTTCTTCCGGGACCCGCGTACCCAGCGGATCTTCTCCTTCCAGGCGATGTACGCCGGCCTCGCGCCGCACGACGCGCTGGCCATCTACACCGTCATCGCGTACCTCGACTCGGTGGCCGGGGTCTACTTCCCGCGCGGCGGCATTCACGCGGTCTCCAGGGCGATGGCCGGCGCGGCCGAGAAGCACGGCGTGCAGATCCGGTACGACACCACTGTGACCCGGGTGGAGACCGCGAACGGCCGAGCCACCGGTGTGCTCACCGCGGACGGCGAACTGATCCGGGCGGACGTCGTCGTGCTCAACCCGGACCTGCCGGTCGCCTACCGGGATCTGCTCCCGGCCGCTCCGGCACGACGGCTCACCTACTCACCGTCCTGCGTCGTTCTGCACGTCGGCTCCCGACAGGCATATGACAAGATCGCCCATCACAACATCCACTTCGGACGCGCGTGGAAGGGCACCTTCGATGAGGTCATCCGGCGGGGTGAGTTGATGACCGACCCGTCGCTGCTGGTGACCAACCCGAGCCGGACCGACCCGTCGGTGGCGCCCGCGGACCGGCACACCTACTACGTGCTCGCCCCCGTGCCCAACCTGCACCGGGCTCCGTTCGAGTGGCGCGGCGACCTGACCCAGCGCTACAGCGACCAGCTGATCGGTACGTTGGAGGAGCGCGGCTACGTCGGCTTCGGCGCCGGCGTCGAGGTGCTGCGGGCGATCACCCCGGCCGAGTGGGAGGAGCAGGGCATGGCCGCGGGCACGCCGTTCGCCGCCGCCCACACCCTCTTCCAGACCGGCCCGTTCCGTCCGTCGAACCTGCACCGCGACCTGTCGAACGTGGTCTTCGTCGGTTCCGGAACACAGCCCGGGGTCGGCGTGCCGATGGTGCTCATCTCCGGCAAGCTCGCCGCCGGCCGGATCACCGGGGATGGCCGATGAGCAGTCGCG
Coding sequences within:
- a CDS encoding serine hydrolase domain-containing protein, which gives rise to MHARFAPVRDCFHDLLSSGRETGAGLVIWYDGQPVVDLVGGHRTGAEPWRPDTLANVYSVGKPVAALCLLMLVDRGQVDLDAPVDTYWPGFRTAATVRQVLAHTAGLPAFPVPRPATAVADWALLTDDLAAADPEWAPGSVAAEHAWTYGHLVGEVVRRVDGRSVGRFLAEEVADRWQLDLGFGLAHADQRRCAEMRYGDPRWPARKLGEPGSLRARALGNPAGGLDLAVLNSPLWRAAEMPAVNLHATASGLARLYAGLLAGGSLDGVQLFSPELVAEATRVQYDGPDLLLDRQVRWTLGMQWEPDGSWGMGGIGGSSAWADPERGYVFAYATAHLAEHDRVDELVEVLHSCL
- a CDS encoding cryptochrome/photolyase family protein, with the translated sequence MTASTAVVLLTRDLRVHDHPALATTCAAFDRVVPLYVLDPALAGLSANRTRFLHQALADLRVELRERGGDLVVRHGDPVAETIRLAGEVGATAVALSADVSHYARRRERRLRAECDRHRLHLRLFPGLTVVEPGALQPGGGGDHYRVFSPYHRSWAARQWREELAAPDRVALPSGVRVGGLPKPPPGESPDAAVGGERVARQRLTDWLPALHRYDDQHDDMAGDDTSRLSPYLRFGCVSPLTVANSAGDRSGPFVRQLCWRDFYYQVTAAFPDISTAAYRRGATERWRYDDDALAAWTEGRTGMPIVDAGMRQMRAQGWMHNRARLITAGYLTKHLGQDWRSGVAVFFRWLLDGDVANNSGNWQWVAGTGNDTKPYRGFNPVRQAERYDPAGDYVRRWVPELAGVQGKAVHQPWRLPEALRRTLDYPPPLSVPGTDPVWLR
- a CDS encoding polyprenyl synthetase family protein; the protein is MANDAVAGNATRVAPTGPGDGDDPVRAVLAAYTQDLIAAVHETLNTFLTAEVDTLAEIDASMGRFAAAARDAVLVGGKRIRSTFAYWGWRGAVGGVEALPPVLPALAALELLHTFALVHDDVMDASTTRRGRPTAHVALAEQHVAAGHRGDPGRFGEAVAVLIGDLCMVWADRLLAQATVPSARLFEVRRCYDQMRVETVAGQYLDVLGENDPANWSVDRALRVARYKTASYTVQRPLLFGACLAGVPLDDPLVSAYTRYGLAVGEAFQLRDDLLGVYGDPAATGKPAGDDLRTGKPTTLLMLARELATPAQFRALERAADGPVDRIAELVVETGAVTRVERMIAERVSEALAALDAAPVDRTARTALTGLATAATNRRA
- the crtI gene encoding phytoene desaturase family protein, whose product is MRTVTGRTDRVVVVGAGLGGLACALHLAGSGRQVTVLEREPVPGGRAGRLAVDGYEFDTGPTVLTMPDLIAEALGAVGEDMRDWLDLTPLDPAYRAYYPDGSTLDVLTDTTRMAAEISRVCGPREADGYLRFVDYARELWRLERADFIERNLDAPTDLLTGNLLKLLAGGAFRRLQTKINQFFRDPRTQRIFSFQAMYAGLAPHDALAIYTVIAYLDSVAGVYFPRGGIHAVSRAMAGAAEKHGVQIRYDTTVTRVETANGRATGVLTADGELIRADVVVLNPDLPVAYRDLLPAAPARRLTYSPSCVVLHVGSRQAYDKIAHHNIHFGRAWKGTFDEVIRRGELMTDPSLLVTNPSRTDPSVAPADRHTYYVLAPVPNLHRAPFEWRGDLTQRYSDQLIGTLEERGYVGFGAGVEVLRAITPAEWEEQGMAAGTPFAAAHTLFQTGPFRPSNLHRDLSNVVFVGSGTQPGVGVPMVLISGKLAAGRITGDGR
- a CDS encoding phytoene/squalene synthase family protein, whose amino-acid sequence is MDTDLTAAYDRCRELHKRHGRTYYLATRLLPAWKRRHVHALYGFTRYADEIVDRTEDLPQAERAALLDDWASRFVSGLHGAPVDDPLLPAVLHTIAVFDLDRDDFASFLKSMAMDLTVTAYPTYDHLLDYMEGSAAVIGTMMLPILGSSDPAAAREPARQLGFAFQLTNFIRDVAEDLDRGRTYLPDEDLAKFGVTREELAEARARGRGTQRTRELIEYEVTRAQAHYAAAAPGITMLAPASQACMRTAYALYGGILDEVAAQGYDVFTRRALVPQRRRMAVAARALLTSTGTPVTIPGPTIQPEPR